From Lemur catta isolate mLemCat1 chromosome 19, mLemCat1.pri, whole genome shotgun sequence, a single genomic window includes:
- the SERTAD3 gene encoding SERTA domain-containing protein 3 — MVGGLKRKHSDVEGEEEDEKRDWSPAGLQSYQQALLRISLDKVQHSLGPRAPSLRRHVLIHNTLQQLQAALRLAPAPALPPEPLFLGEEDFSLSATIGSILRELETSMDETEPPQNPVAPPGLQNELPPQPDPVFLEALSSRYLGDSGLDDFFLDIDTSAVEKEPALVPPEPHNLFCAPGSWEWNELDHIMEIILGS; from the coding sequence ATGGTGGGAGGATTGAAGAGGAAGCACTCAGAtgtggaaggggaggaggaggatgagaagAGGGACTGGAGTCCAGCAGGCCTTCAGAGCTACCAGCAAGCCCTGCTCCGCATCTCCCTAGACAAAGTGCAGCACAGCCTGGGTCCCCGAGCACCCAGCCTCCGAAGGCATGTCCTCATCCACAACACCCTCCAACAGCTCCAGGCTGCACTTCGcctggctcctgcccctgccctgcccccagagcCCCTCTTCCTGGGCGAGGAAGATTTCTCCCTGTCGGCCACCATTGGCTCTATTCTCAGGGAGCTGGAGACCTCCATGGATGAGACTGAGCCTCCTCAGAATCCAGTGGCTCCCCCAGGCCTTCAGAATGAATTGCCACCCCAGCCTGATCCAGTCTTCTTAGAAGCTCTGAGCTCCCGGTACTTGGGGGACTCTGGCCTGGATGACTTCTTTCTGGACATTGACACATCTGCAGTGGAAAAGGAGCCCGCACTGGTCCCGCCGGAGCCTCACAACCTTTTCTGTGCCCCAGGCTCCTGGGAGTGGAATGAACTAGATCACATCATGGAAATCATTCTTGGGTCCTAA